In the genome of Cryptomeria japonica chromosome 8, Sugi_1.0, whole genome shotgun sequence, one region contains:
- the LOC131061700 gene encoding antimicrobial peptide D2-like produces the protein MAKSESIYACLVLLLLLTASFASASDSASAAGIEVSEGDNKAVCRKWSARYMGICINSDQCNEVCIDGEHALFGKCKWRKHGPACFCYFHC, from the exons ATGGCCAAGAGCGAGAGCATATATGCCTGCCTGGTGTTGTTATTGTTGCTCACAGCGTCTTTTGCTTCTGCTTCTGATTCTGCTTCTGCAGCTG GAATAGAAGTGTCTGAGGGAGACAACAAAGCTGTGTGCAGAAAATGGAGCGCAAGATATATGGGGATATGCATCAATTCTGATCAATGCAACGAGGTTTGCATTGATGGGGAACACGCTCTatttggaaaatgcaaatggaggaaaCATGGACCTGCATGTTTCTGCTACTTTCACTGTTAG
- the LOC131857723 gene encoding uncharacterized protein LOC131857723 has translation MALSLVGKFMGPRPNIDLVRDFAKKKWCLKGQIEITAMPKGFFSFAFSCEEDLYVVLCGGPWVIGKTSLALKCWFPNLDLNDGSFSSAPVWVRVPSFPLEFWHEDVFKGLASSFGELLSVDPMMAARKRMVYARIYICISQNIDLPSSMDIISKLGKWTQPVEFETISFVCFHCKKYRHWDKKCPLQTNTNVSPNNKNVSPKSDPR, from the coding sequence ATGGCTCTATCATTAGTTGGCAAGTTCATGGGCCCTAGGCCTAACATTGATTTGGTTAGAGATTTTGCCAAGAAGAAATGGTGCTTGAAAGGTCAGATCGAAATAACAGCTATGCCAAAAGGCTTTTTCTCCTTTGCCTTTTCTTGTGAAGAAGATTTGTATGTTGTTCTTTGTGGAGGCCCTTGGGTTATTGGGAAGACCTCTTTGGCTTTGAAGTGTTGGTTTCCCAATCTAGATCTGAATGATGGTAGTTTTTCTTCTGCCCCTGTTTGGGTTAGAGTGCCTAGCTTTCCCTTGGAATTTTGGCATGAGGATGTGTTTAAGGGTCTGGCCAgctcctttggagaactcttatcTGTTGACCCAATGATGGCAGCCAGGAAAAGAATGGTTTACGCTAGGATCTATATTTGTATTAGTCAGAATATTGATCTCCCATCCTCGATGGATATCATTTCTAAGTTGGGAAAATGGACTCAGCCAGTGGAATTTGAGACTATATCATTTGTTTGCTTCCATTGTAAAAAGTATAGGCACTGGGATAAGAAATGTCCTCTACAAACCAACACGAATGTTTCCCCCAATAACAAGAATGTTTCCCCCAAGAGTGACCCTCGATAG